The following are encoded together in the Camelus ferus isolate YT-003-E chromosome 30, BCGSAC_Cfer_1.0, whole genome shotgun sequence genome:
- the MBD1 gene encoding methyl-CpG-binding domain protein 1 isoform X6, whose amino-acid sequence MAEDWLDCPALGPGWKRREVFRKSGATCGRSDTYYQSPTGDRIRSKVELTRYLGPACDLTLFDFKQGILCYPAPKAQSSHSVAIPSRKRKKASRPAKARKRQVGPQKSEVRKEAPGDETKADADTAPASLPAPGCCENCGISFSGDGTRRQRLKTLCKDCRAQRIAFNREQRKFKLPHDVASGLFCKCERRRCLRIVERSRGCGVCRGCQTREDCGRCRVCLRPPRPGLRRQWRCVQRRCLRHLAHRLRRHHQRCQRRPPLAVAPPAGKHGRRRGGCDAKVAPRRRPRAQPPPPPPPSQPPESPEPQPYTNRRQNRKCGACAACLRRMDCGHCDFCCDKPKFGGSNQKRQKCRWRQCLQFAMKRLLPSVWAESEDGAGPPPPYPRRKRPGSTRRPCLGQTLKPPLVTPTARPDHAQTPVKQEAGSGFVLPPPGTDLVFLREGASSPVQVPGPAPASTEALLQEAQCPGLSWVVALPQVKQEKADALEDWTPGTAILTSPVLLPGCPSKAVDPGLPPVKQEPPDPEEDKEEENKDDSASELAPEEEAGGAGTPVITEIFSLGGTRLRDTAIWLPSLQGRQSGREDGCKVWETKDTLAPTSTSWKPRGWPGTHVSLSPPPTSMMWVSCRRSWCPSSQS is encoded by the exons ATGGCTGAGGACTGGCTGgactgcccagccctgggccccggCTGGAAGCGCCGTGAGGTCTTTCGCAAGTCAGGTGCCACCTGTGGACGCTCAGACACTTATTACCAGAG ccccacaggagACAGGATCCGAAGCAAAGTTGAGCTGACCCGGTACCTGGGCCCTGCATGCGACCTCACCCTCTTTGACTTCAAACAAGGCATCCTGTGCTATCCAGCACCCAAG GCCCAGTCCTCTCATTCCGTGGCCATCCCCAGCAGGAAGCGGAAGAAGGCTTCGAGGCCAGCCAAGGCTCGGAAACGTCAGGTTGGACCCCAGAAGAGTGAGGTCAGGAAGGAGGCCCCAGGGGATGAGACCAAGGCTGATGCTGACACAGCCCCAGCTTCACTTCCTGCACCTGG GTGCTGTGAGAACTGTGGAATCAGCTTCTCAGGGGATGGTACCCGAAGGCAGCGGCTCAAGACATTGTGCAAGGACTGCCGAG CACAGAGAATTGCTTTTAACCGGGAGCAGAGGAAGTTTAAG TTGCCCCATGATGTGGCCTCGGGGCTCTTCTGCAAGTGTGAGCGAAGACGGTGCCTCCGGATTGTGGAAAGG AGCCGAGGGTGTGGAGTATGCCGGGGCTGTCAGACCCGAGAGGACTGTGGCCGTTGTCGAGTCTGCCTTCGCCCTCCCCGCCCCGGTCTCAGGCGCCAGTGGAGGTGCGTCCAGCGGCGTTGCCTGCGG CACCTTGCCCACCGTCTCCGTCGTCACCATCAGCGATGTCAACGACGCCCTCCCCTAGCTGTGGCTCCCCCTGCT GGTAAACATGGCCGCCGCAGGGGAGGCTGCGACGCTAAGGTGGCTCCCCGGCGGCGCCCCCGAGCCCAGCCACCGCCTCCACCTCCCCCGTCACAGCCTCCAGAGTCTCCAGAGCCG CAGCCTTACACAAACCGCCGGCAGAACCGCAAGTGTGGGGCCTGTGCAGCTTGCCTGCGGCGCATGGACTGTGGCCATTGCGACTTCTGCTGTGACAAGCCCAAATTTGGGGGCAGCAACCAGAAGCGCCAGAAGTGTCGCTGGCGCCAGTGCCTGCAGTTTGCTATG AAGCGGCTCCTGCCAAGTGTCTGGGCAGAGTCCGAGGATGGGGCAGGGCCGCCCCCGCCGTACCCTCGTCGAAAGAGGCCTGGCTCTACTCGAAGGCCCTGTTTGGGTCAAACCTTGAAGCCTCCCTTGGTCACACCCACAGCCCGACCAGACCATGCCCAGACTCCAGtgaagcaggaagcaggcagtGGTTTTGTGCTGCCCCCACCTGGCACCGACCTTGTGTTCTTACGGGAGGGTGCAAGCAGTCCTGTGCAGGTGCCTGGCCCGGCCCCAGCTTCCACAGAAGCTCTGTTGCAG GAGGCCCAGTGCCCTGGCCTGAGTTGGGTTGTGGCCTTACCCCAGGTGAAGCAAGAGAAGGCGGATGCCCTGGAAGACTGGACACCGGGCACAGCCATCCTGACTTCTCCTGTATTGCTGCCTGGCTGCCCCAGCAAG GCAGTAGACCCAGGCCTGCCACCTGTGAAGCAAGAGCCACCTGACCctgaggaggacaaggaggaggagaacaAAGATGACTCTGCCTCTGAATtggccccagaggaggaggcaggaggggctggcacACCCGTG ATCACGGAGATTTTCAGCCTGGGTGGAACCCGCCTCCGGGACACAGCAATCTGGTTGCCAAG
- the MBD1 gene encoding methyl-CpG-binding domain protein 1 isoform X24 has protein sequence MAEDWLDCPALGPGWKRREVFRKSGATCGRSDTYYQSPTGDRIRSKVELTRYLGPACDLTLFDFKQGILCYPAPKAQSSHSVAIPSRKRKKASRPAKARKRQVGPQKSEVRKEAPGDETKADADTAPASLPAPGCCENCGISFSGDGTRRQRLKTLCKDCRAQRIAFNREQRKFKRVGCGECAACQVTEDCGACSTCLLQLPHDVASGLFCKCERRRCLRIVERSRGCGVCRGCQTREDCGRCRVCLRPPRPGLRRQWRCVQRRCLRGKHGRRRGGCDAKVAPRRRPRAQPPPPPPPSQPPESPEPQPYTNRRQNRKCGACAACLRRMDCGHCDFCCDKPKFGGSNQKRQKCRWRQCLQFAMKRLLPSVWAESEDGAGPPPPYPRRKRPGSTRRPCLGQTLKPPLVTPTARPDHAQTPVKQEAGSGFVLPPPGTDLVFLREGASSPVQVPGPAPASTEALLQAVDPGLPPVKQEPPDPEEDKEEENKDDSASELAPEEEAGGAGTPVITEIFSLGGTRLRDTAIWLPRAGNREGKMDVKCGRPRTHWRPQARAGNHEDGLEPMSVSHHLQLR, from the exons ATGGCTGAGGACTGGCTGgactgcccagccctgggccccggCTGGAAGCGCCGTGAGGTCTTTCGCAAGTCAGGTGCCACCTGTGGACGCTCAGACACTTATTACCAGAG ccccacaggagACAGGATCCGAAGCAAAGTTGAGCTGACCCGGTACCTGGGCCCTGCATGCGACCTCACCCTCTTTGACTTCAAACAAGGCATCCTGTGCTATCCAGCACCCAAG GCCCAGTCCTCTCATTCCGTGGCCATCCCCAGCAGGAAGCGGAAGAAGGCTTCGAGGCCAGCCAAGGCTCGGAAACGTCAGGTTGGACCCCAGAAGAGTGAGGTCAGGAAGGAGGCCCCAGGGGATGAGACCAAGGCTGATGCTGACACAGCCCCAGCTTCACTTCCTGCACCTGG GTGCTGTGAGAACTGTGGAATCAGCTTCTCAGGGGATGGTACCCGAAGGCAGCGGCTCAAGACATTGTGCAAGGACTGCCGAG CACAGAGAATTGCTTTTAACCGGGAGCAGAGGAAGTTTAAG CGTGTGGGCTGCGGGGAGTGTGCGGCCTGCCAGGTAACGGAAGACTGTGGGGCCTGCTCCACCTGCCTTCTGCAGTTGCCCCATGATGTGGCCTCGGGGCTCTTCTGCAAGTGTGAGCGAAGACGGTGCCTCCGGATTGTGGAAAGG AGCCGAGGGTGTGGAGTATGCCGGGGCTGTCAGACCCGAGAGGACTGTGGCCGTTGTCGAGTCTGCCTTCGCCCTCCCCGCCCCGGTCTCAGGCGCCAGTGGAGGTGCGTCCAGCGGCGTTGCCTGCGG GGTAAACATGGCCGCCGCAGGGGAGGCTGCGACGCTAAGGTGGCTCCCCGGCGGCGCCCCCGAGCCCAGCCACCGCCTCCACCTCCCCCGTCACAGCCTCCAGAGTCTCCAGAGCCG CAGCCTTACACAAACCGCCGGCAGAACCGCAAGTGTGGGGCCTGTGCAGCTTGCCTGCGGCGCATGGACTGTGGCCATTGCGACTTCTGCTGTGACAAGCCCAAATTTGGGGGCAGCAACCAGAAGCGCCAGAAGTGTCGCTGGCGCCAGTGCCTGCAGTTTGCTATG AAGCGGCTCCTGCCAAGTGTCTGGGCAGAGTCCGAGGATGGGGCAGGGCCGCCCCCGCCGTACCCTCGTCGAAAGAGGCCTGGCTCTACTCGAAGGCCCTGTTTGGGTCAAACCTTGAAGCCTCCCTTGGTCACACCCACAGCCCGACCAGACCATGCCCAGACTCCAGtgaagcaggaagcaggcagtGGTTTTGTGCTGCCCCCACCTGGCACCGACCTTGTGTTCTTACGGGAGGGTGCAAGCAGTCCTGTGCAGGTGCCTGGCCCGGCCCCAGCTTCCACAGAAGCTCTGTTGCAG GCAGTAGACCCAGGCCTGCCACCTGTGAAGCAAGAGCCACCTGACCctgaggaggacaaggaggaggagaacaAAGATGACTCTGCCTCTGAATtggccccagaggaggaggcaggaggggctggcacACCCGTG ATCACGGAGATTTTCAGCCTGGGTGGAACCCGCCTCCGGGACACAGCAATCTGGTTGCCAAG
- the MBD1 gene encoding methyl-CpG-binding domain protein 1 isoform X25, giving the protein MAEDWLDCPALGPGWKRREVFRKSGATCGRSDTYYQSPTGDRIRSKVELTRYLGPACDLTLFDFKQGILCYPAPKAQSSHSVAIPSRKRKKASRPAKARKRQVGPQKSEVRKEAPGDETKADADTAPASLPAPGCCENCGISFSGDGTRRQRLKTLCKDCRAQRIAFNREQRKFKLPHDVASGLFCKCERRRCLRIVERSRGCGVCRGCQTREDCGRCRVCLRPPRPGLRRQWRCVQRRCLRGKHGRRRGGCDAKVAPRRRPRAQPPPPPPPSQPPESPEPQPYTNRRQNRKCGACAACLRRMDCGHCDFCCDKPKFGGSNQKRQKCRWRQCLQFAMKRLLPSVWAESEDGAGPPPPYPRRKRPGSTRRPCLGQTLKPPLVTPTARPDHAQTPVKQEAGSGFVLPPPGTDLVFLREGASSPVQVPGPAPASTEALLQEAQCPGLSWVVALPQVKQEKADALEDWTPGTAILTSPVLLPGCPSKAVDPGLPPVKQEPPDPEEDKEEENKDDSASELAPEEEAGGAGTPVITEIFSLGGTRLRDTAIWLPRSKDLKKPGARKQ; this is encoded by the exons ATGGCTGAGGACTGGCTGgactgcccagccctgggccccggCTGGAAGCGCCGTGAGGTCTTTCGCAAGTCAGGTGCCACCTGTGGACGCTCAGACACTTATTACCAGAG ccccacaggagACAGGATCCGAAGCAAAGTTGAGCTGACCCGGTACCTGGGCCCTGCATGCGACCTCACCCTCTTTGACTTCAAACAAGGCATCCTGTGCTATCCAGCACCCAAG GCCCAGTCCTCTCATTCCGTGGCCATCCCCAGCAGGAAGCGGAAGAAGGCTTCGAGGCCAGCCAAGGCTCGGAAACGTCAGGTTGGACCCCAGAAGAGTGAGGTCAGGAAGGAGGCCCCAGGGGATGAGACCAAGGCTGATGCTGACACAGCCCCAGCTTCACTTCCTGCACCTGG GTGCTGTGAGAACTGTGGAATCAGCTTCTCAGGGGATGGTACCCGAAGGCAGCGGCTCAAGACATTGTGCAAGGACTGCCGAG CACAGAGAATTGCTTTTAACCGGGAGCAGAGGAAGTTTAAG TTGCCCCATGATGTGGCCTCGGGGCTCTTCTGCAAGTGTGAGCGAAGACGGTGCCTCCGGATTGTGGAAAGG AGCCGAGGGTGTGGAGTATGCCGGGGCTGTCAGACCCGAGAGGACTGTGGCCGTTGTCGAGTCTGCCTTCGCCCTCCCCGCCCCGGTCTCAGGCGCCAGTGGAGGTGCGTCCAGCGGCGTTGCCTGCGG GGTAAACATGGCCGCCGCAGGGGAGGCTGCGACGCTAAGGTGGCTCCCCGGCGGCGCCCCCGAGCCCAGCCACCGCCTCCACCTCCCCCGTCACAGCCTCCAGAGTCTCCAGAGCCG CAGCCTTACACAAACCGCCGGCAGAACCGCAAGTGTGGGGCCTGTGCAGCTTGCCTGCGGCGCATGGACTGTGGCCATTGCGACTTCTGCTGTGACAAGCCCAAATTTGGGGGCAGCAACCAGAAGCGCCAGAAGTGTCGCTGGCGCCAGTGCCTGCAGTTTGCTATG AAGCGGCTCCTGCCAAGTGTCTGGGCAGAGTCCGAGGATGGGGCAGGGCCGCCCCCGCCGTACCCTCGTCGAAAGAGGCCTGGCTCTACTCGAAGGCCCTGTTTGGGTCAAACCTTGAAGCCTCCCTTGGTCACACCCACAGCCCGACCAGACCATGCCCAGACTCCAGtgaagcaggaagcaggcagtGGTTTTGTGCTGCCCCCACCTGGCACCGACCTTGTGTTCTTACGGGAGGGTGCAAGCAGTCCTGTGCAGGTGCCTGGCCCGGCCCCAGCTTCCACAGAAGCTCTGTTGCAG GAGGCCCAGTGCCCTGGCCTGAGTTGGGTTGTGGCCTTACCCCAGGTGAAGCAAGAGAAGGCGGATGCCCTGGAAGACTGGACACCGGGCACAGCCATCCTGACTTCTCCTGTATTGCTGCCTGGCTGCCCCAGCAAG GCAGTAGACCCAGGCCTGCCACCTGTGAAGCAAGAGCCACCTGACCctgaggaggacaaggaggaggagaacaAAGATGACTCTGCCTCTGAATtggccccagaggaggaggcaggaggggctggcacACCCGTG ATCACGGAGATTTTCAGCCTGGGTGGAACCCGCCTCCGGGACACAGCAATCTGGTTGCCAAG
- the MBD1 gene encoding methyl-CpG-binding domain protein 1 isoform X4, whose amino-acid sequence MAEDWLDCPALGPGWKRREVFRKSGATCGRSDTYYQSPTGDRIRSKVELTRYLGPACDLTLFDFKQGILCYPAPKAQSSHSVAIPSRKRKKASRPAKARKRQVGPQKSEVRKEAPGDETKADADTAPASLPAPGCCENCGISFSGDGTRRQRLKTLCKDCRAQRIAFNREQRKFKRVGCGECAACQVTEDCGACSTCLLQLPHDVASGLFCKCERRRCLRIVERSRGCGVCRGCQTREDCGRCRVCLRPPRPGLRRQWRCVQRRCLRHLAHRLRRHHQRCQRRPPLAVAPPAGKHGRRRGGCDAKVAPRRRPRAQPPPPPPPSQPPESPEPQPYTNRRQNRKCGACAACLRRMDCGHCDFCCDKPKFGGSNQKRQKCRWRQCLQFAMKRLLPSVWAESEDGAGPPPPYPRRKRPGSTRRPCLGQTLKPPLVTPTARPDHAQTPVKQEAGSGFVLPPPGTDLVFLREGASSPVQVPGPAPASTEALLQEAQCPGLSWVVALPQVKQEKADALEDWTPGTAILTSPVLLPGCPSKAVDPGLPPVKQEPPDPEEDKEEENKDDSASELAPEEEAGGAGTPVITEIFSLGGTRLRDTAIWLPRAGNREGKMDVKCGRPRTHWRPQARAGNHEDGLEPMSVSHHLQLR is encoded by the exons ATGGCTGAGGACTGGCTGgactgcccagccctgggccccggCTGGAAGCGCCGTGAGGTCTTTCGCAAGTCAGGTGCCACCTGTGGACGCTCAGACACTTATTACCAGAG ccccacaggagACAGGATCCGAAGCAAAGTTGAGCTGACCCGGTACCTGGGCCCTGCATGCGACCTCACCCTCTTTGACTTCAAACAAGGCATCCTGTGCTATCCAGCACCCAAG GCCCAGTCCTCTCATTCCGTGGCCATCCCCAGCAGGAAGCGGAAGAAGGCTTCGAGGCCAGCCAAGGCTCGGAAACGTCAGGTTGGACCCCAGAAGAGTGAGGTCAGGAAGGAGGCCCCAGGGGATGAGACCAAGGCTGATGCTGACACAGCCCCAGCTTCACTTCCTGCACCTGG GTGCTGTGAGAACTGTGGAATCAGCTTCTCAGGGGATGGTACCCGAAGGCAGCGGCTCAAGACATTGTGCAAGGACTGCCGAG CACAGAGAATTGCTTTTAACCGGGAGCAGAGGAAGTTTAAG CGTGTGGGCTGCGGGGAGTGTGCGGCCTGCCAGGTAACGGAAGACTGTGGGGCCTGCTCCACCTGCCTTCTGCAGTTGCCCCATGATGTGGCCTCGGGGCTCTTCTGCAAGTGTGAGCGAAGACGGTGCCTCCGGATTGTGGAAAGG AGCCGAGGGTGTGGAGTATGCCGGGGCTGTCAGACCCGAGAGGACTGTGGCCGTTGTCGAGTCTGCCTTCGCCCTCCCCGCCCCGGTCTCAGGCGCCAGTGGAGGTGCGTCCAGCGGCGTTGCCTGCGG CACCTTGCCCACCGTCTCCGTCGTCACCATCAGCGATGTCAACGACGCCCTCCCCTAGCTGTGGCTCCCCCTGCT GGTAAACATGGCCGCCGCAGGGGAGGCTGCGACGCTAAGGTGGCTCCCCGGCGGCGCCCCCGAGCCCAGCCACCGCCTCCACCTCCCCCGTCACAGCCTCCAGAGTCTCCAGAGCCG CAGCCTTACACAAACCGCCGGCAGAACCGCAAGTGTGGGGCCTGTGCAGCTTGCCTGCGGCGCATGGACTGTGGCCATTGCGACTTCTGCTGTGACAAGCCCAAATTTGGGGGCAGCAACCAGAAGCGCCAGAAGTGTCGCTGGCGCCAGTGCCTGCAGTTTGCTATG AAGCGGCTCCTGCCAAGTGTCTGGGCAGAGTCCGAGGATGGGGCAGGGCCGCCCCCGCCGTACCCTCGTCGAAAGAGGCCTGGCTCTACTCGAAGGCCCTGTTTGGGTCAAACCTTGAAGCCTCCCTTGGTCACACCCACAGCCCGACCAGACCATGCCCAGACTCCAGtgaagcaggaagcaggcagtGGTTTTGTGCTGCCCCCACCTGGCACCGACCTTGTGTTCTTACGGGAGGGTGCAAGCAGTCCTGTGCAGGTGCCTGGCCCGGCCCCAGCTTCCACAGAAGCTCTGTTGCAG GAGGCCCAGTGCCCTGGCCTGAGTTGGGTTGTGGCCTTACCCCAGGTGAAGCAAGAGAAGGCGGATGCCCTGGAAGACTGGACACCGGGCACAGCCATCCTGACTTCTCCTGTATTGCTGCCTGGCTGCCCCAGCAAG GCAGTAGACCCAGGCCTGCCACCTGTGAAGCAAGAGCCACCTGACCctgaggaggacaaggaggaggagaacaAAGATGACTCTGCCTCTGAATtggccccagaggaggaggcaggaggggctggcacACCCGTG ATCACGGAGATTTTCAGCCTGGGTGGAACCCGCCTCCGGGACACAGCAATCTGGTTGCCAAG
- the MBD1 gene encoding methyl-CpG-binding domain protein 1 isoform X7 yields MAEDWLDCPALGPGWKRREVFRKSGATCGRSDTYYQSPTGDRIRSKVELTRYLGPACDLTLFDFKQGILCYPAPKAQSSHSVAIPSRKRKKASRPAKARKRQVGPQKSEVRKEAPGDETKADADTAPASLPAPGCCENCGISFSGDGTRRQRLKTLCKDCRAQRIAFNREQRKFKRVGCGECAACQVTEDCGACSTCLLQLPHDVASGLFCKCERRRCLRIVERSRGCGVCRGCQTREDCGRCRVCLRPPRPGLRRQWRCVQRRCLRGKHGRRRGGCDAKVAPRRRPRAQPPPPPPPSQPPESPEPPYTNRRQNRKCGACAACLRRMDCGHCDFCCDKPKFGGSNQKRQKCRWRQCLQFAMKRLLPSVWAESEDGAGPPPPYPRRKRPGSTRRPCLGQTLKPPLVTPTARPDHAQTPVKQEAGSGFVLPPPGTDLVFLREGASSPVQVPGPAPASTEALLQEAQCPGLSWVVALPQVKQEKADALEDWTPGTAILTSPVLLPGCPSKAVDPGLPPVKQEPPDPEEDKEEENKDDSASELAPEEEAGGAGTPVITEIFSLGGTRLRDTAIWLPSLQGRQSGREDGCKVWETKDTLAPTSTSWKPRGWPGTHVSLSPPPTSMMWVSCRRSWCPSSQS; encoded by the exons ATGGCTGAGGACTGGCTGgactgcccagccctgggccccggCTGGAAGCGCCGTGAGGTCTTTCGCAAGTCAGGTGCCACCTGTGGACGCTCAGACACTTATTACCAGAG ccccacaggagACAGGATCCGAAGCAAAGTTGAGCTGACCCGGTACCTGGGCCCTGCATGCGACCTCACCCTCTTTGACTTCAAACAAGGCATCCTGTGCTATCCAGCACCCAAG GCCCAGTCCTCTCATTCCGTGGCCATCCCCAGCAGGAAGCGGAAGAAGGCTTCGAGGCCAGCCAAGGCTCGGAAACGTCAGGTTGGACCCCAGAAGAGTGAGGTCAGGAAGGAGGCCCCAGGGGATGAGACCAAGGCTGATGCTGACACAGCCCCAGCTTCACTTCCTGCACCTGG GTGCTGTGAGAACTGTGGAATCAGCTTCTCAGGGGATGGTACCCGAAGGCAGCGGCTCAAGACATTGTGCAAGGACTGCCGAG CACAGAGAATTGCTTTTAACCGGGAGCAGAGGAAGTTTAAG CGTGTGGGCTGCGGGGAGTGTGCGGCCTGCCAGGTAACGGAAGACTGTGGGGCCTGCTCCACCTGCCTTCTGCAGTTGCCCCATGATGTGGCCTCGGGGCTCTTCTGCAAGTGTGAGCGAAGACGGTGCCTCCGGATTGTGGAAAGG AGCCGAGGGTGTGGAGTATGCCGGGGCTGTCAGACCCGAGAGGACTGTGGCCGTTGTCGAGTCTGCCTTCGCCCTCCCCGCCCCGGTCTCAGGCGCCAGTGGAGGTGCGTCCAGCGGCGTTGCCTGCGG GGTAAACATGGCCGCCGCAGGGGAGGCTGCGACGCTAAGGTGGCTCCCCGGCGGCGCCCCCGAGCCCAGCCACCGCCTCCACCTCCCCCGTCACAGCCTCCAGAGTCTCCAGAGCCG CCTTACACAAACCGCCGGCAGAACCGCAAGTGTGGGGCCTGTGCAGCTTGCCTGCGGCGCATGGACTGTGGCCATTGCGACTTCTGCTGTGACAAGCCCAAATTTGGGGGCAGCAACCAGAAGCGCCAGAAGTGTCGCTGGCGCCAGTGCCTGCAGTTTGCTATG AAGCGGCTCCTGCCAAGTGTCTGGGCAGAGTCCGAGGATGGGGCAGGGCCGCCCCCGCCGTACCCTCGTCGAAAGAGGCCTGGCTCTACTCGAAGGCCCTGTTTGGGTCAAACCTTGAAGCCTCCCTTGGTCACACCCACAGCCCGACCAGACCATGCCCAGACTCCAGtgaagcaggaagcaggcagtGGTTTTGTGCTGCCCCCACCTGGCACCGACCTTGTGTTCTTACGGGAGGGTGCAAGCAGTCCTGTGCAGGTGCCTGGCCCGGCCCCAGCTTCCACAGAAGCTCTGTTGCAG GAGGCCCAGTGCCCTGGCCTGAGTTGGGTTGTGGCCTTACCCCAGGTGAAGCAAGAGAAGGCGGATGCCCTGGAAGACTGGACACCGGGCACAGCCATCCTGACTTCTCCTGTATTGCTGCCTGGCTGCCCCAGCAAG GCAGTAGACCCAGGCCTGCCACCTGTGAAGCAAGAGCCACCTGACCctgaggaggacaaggaggaggagaacaAAGATGACTCTGCCTCTGAATtggccccagaggaggaggcaggaggggctggcacACCCGTG ATCACGGAGATTTTCAGCCTGGGTGGAACCCGCCTCCGGGACACAGCAATCTGGTTGCCAAG
- the MBD1 gene encoding methyl-CpG-binding domain protein 1 isoform X5, whose translation MAEDWLDCPALGPGWKRREVFRKSGATCGRSDTYYQSPTGDRIRSKVELTRYLGPACDLTLFDFKQGILCYPAPKAQSSHSVAIPSRKRKKASRPAKARKRQVGPQKSEVRKEAPGDETKADADTAPASLPAPGCCENCGISFSGDGTRRQRLKTLCKDCRAQRIAFNREQRKFKRVGCGECAACQVTEDCGACSTCLLQLPHDVASGLFCKCERRRCLRIVERSRGCGVCRGCQTREDCGRCRVCLRPPRPGLRRQWRCVQRRCLRGKHGRRRGGCDAKVAPRRRPRAQPPPPPPPSQPPESPEPQPYTNRRQNRKCGACAACLRRMDCGHCDFCCDKPKFGGSNQKRQKCRWRQCLQFAMKRLLPSVWAESEDGAGPPPPYPRRKRPGSTRRPCLGQTLKPPLVTPTARPDHAQTPVKQEAGSGFVLPPPGTDLVFLREGASSPVQVPGPAPASTEALLQEAQCPGLSWVVALPQVKQEKADALEDWTPGTAILTSPVLLPGCPSKAVDPGLPPVKQEPPDPEEDKEEENKDDSASELAPEEEAGGAGTPVITEIFSLGGTRLRDTAIWLPSLQGRQSGREDGCKVWETKDTLAPTSTSWKPRGWPGTHVSLSPPPTSMMWVSCRRSWCPSSQS comes from the exons ATGGCTGAGGACTGGCTGgactgcccagccctgggccccggCTGGAAGCGCCGTGAGGTCTTTCGCAAGTCAGGTGCCACCTGTGGACGCTCAGACACTTATTACCAGAG ccccacaggagACAGGATCCGAAGCAAAGTTGAGCTGACCCGGTACCTGGGCCCTGCATGCGACCTCACCCTCTTTGACTTCAAACAAGGCATCCTGTGCTATCCAGCACCCAAG GCCCAGTCCTCTCATTCCGTGGCCATCCCCAGCAGGAAGCGGAAGAAGGCTTCGAGGCCAGCCAAGGCTCGGAAACGTCAGGTTGGACCCCAGAAGAGTGAGGTCAGGAAGGAGGCCCCAGGGGATGAGACCAAGGCTGATGCTGACACAGCCCCAGCTTCACTTCCTGCACCTGG GTGCTGTGAGAACTGTGGAATCAGCTTCTCAGGGGATGGTACCCGAAGGCAGCGGCTCAAGACATTGTGCAAGGACTGCCGAG CACAGAGAATTGCTTTTAACCGGGAGCAGAGGAAGTTTAAG CGTGTGGGCTGCGGGGAGTGTGCGGCCTGCCAGGTAACGGAAGACTGTGGGGCCTGCTCCACCTGCCTTCTGCAGTTGCCCCATGATGTGGCCTCGGGGCTCTTCTGCAAGTGTGAGCGAAGACGGTGCCTCCGGATTGTGGAAAGG AGCCGAGGGTGTGGAGTATGCCGGGGCTGTCAGACCCGAGAGGACTGTGGCCGTTGTCGAGTCTGCCTTCGCCCTCCCCGCCCCGGTCTCAGGCGCCAGTGGAGGTGCGTCCAGCGGCGTTGCCTGCGG GGTAAACATGGCCGCCGCAGGGGAGGCTGCGACGCTAAGGTGGCTCCCCGGCGGCGCCCCCGAGCCCAGCCACCGCCTCCACCTCCCCCGTCACAGCCTCCAGAGTCTCCAGAGCCG CAGCCTTACACAAACCGCCGGCAGAACCGCAAGTGTGGGGCCTGTGCAGCTTGCCTGCGGCGCATGGACTGTGGCCATTGCGACTTCTGCTGTGACAAGCCCAAATTTGGGGGCAGCAACCAGAAGCGCCAGAAGTGTCGCTGGCGCCAGTGCCTGCAGTTTGCTATG AAGCGGCTCCTGCCAAGTGTCTGGGCAGAGTCCGAGGATGGGGCAGGGCCGCCCCCGCCGTACCCTCGTCGAAAGAGGCCTGGCTCTACTCGAAGGCCCTGTTTGGGTCAAACCTTGAAGCCTCCCTTGGTCACACCCACAGCCCGACCAGACCATGCCCAGACTCCAGtgaagcaggaagcaggcagtGGTTTTGTGCTGCCCCCACCTGGCACCGACCTTGTGTTCTTACGGGAGGGTGCAAGCAGTCCTGTGCAGGTGCCTGGCCCGGCCCCAGCTTCCACAGAAGCTCTGTTGCAG GAGGCCCAGTGCCCTGGCCTGAGTTGGGTTGTGGCCTTACCCCAGGTGAAGCAAGAGAAGGCGGATGCCCTGGAAGACTGGACACCGGGCACAGCCATCCTGACTTCTCCTGTATTGCTGCCTGGCTGCCCCAGCAAG GCAGTAGACCCAGGCCTGCCACCTGTGAAGCAAGAGCCACCTGACCctgaggaggacaaggaggaggagaacaAAGATGACTCTGCCTCTGAATtggccccagaggaggaggcaggaggggctggcacACCCGTG ATCACGGAGATTTTCAGCCTGGGTGGAACCCGCCTCCGGGACACAGCAATCTGGTTGCCAAG